ataatctgaaactgtttttaaaattacataatatatgataaatacctgtaaataaataaaagataaatgcTTAAGATAGTTGCTTTTTTTTTCCTGATATAGCACTTTGTGAGCGTAGCGTGTCATCAAATTAGGTTAGGCCAACCTGAAAATTAGATATGGTCATCGATGGACCTTAATTTAAGTTGACTAAATAAAATGAATCCCTACAAATACGCTATTCCTACCTTTTAACAAGGAAACACTAATATCAGATGCTGCACAAATAATCTATTATCAACGTTATAATATTATAGAAAAAAtgcttaaaatatatatatataaattcagaCGCTACGATTTGCTATTACAGCACTCCATCTTCTTGGTATACTCAACTATGCTCTTTCTTGTTTCATGCTCTCGAAGAAAGATGATGAACATACAAATATTAATTCAATACAATTTATTAATAAGAAAGTACTATTGtgtataatatatagtatatctTGTTcagtatattatattatatatcaaGTTCAATATCTATCGTACTTAAAGATATTTTGTATTaatgcaatgcataaaatatatagTATATCGGTGCATATATATGCTAAATTTAAATATGCATTAGTTATTAGATACTGTTAAATGTACACATCAAATATATAGTAATCATGTTTAGTATATAATACATTAAcaatttatatcattttcattatTGGATAGTGTTAAATGTAGATAtctaatatatagtatattatgTGCAAGATATATTATATTAGTAATTTAAATCATGTTACAACTAAGACGGAGAAGAGAGATTCTTTGAGGATCTTTGGTAGAATTATactattaataatttataatgtATCTAAATAGTTAAAAAGAAATTTGggtaaattgtatatatataattttctgaaagtaattatatttttttaataacaattttaaaaaaaatgtatttgtataattttcTCTATAATTTAAGGGTCAACAATGATACTTCGAAAAGCAATTACACGGGCATGAGATAATAATATAGAATAATATCGTGCATTGTTGGACCTAATAAGCAATTTTTGGCTAACATAACTGTGTCTCTTATTGGTCTTTAACTTGATAATTCCAGTAAAGTTATCCGATAGTAAACTATAGAATATAAAACATATGCTTCCTccgttttttttaatttgttatattttgttttttaagaGTCAACTCATATAAATTTTGATGAATATTTAAGATGTagtttttcatatatttatatgagAAAAATTATAACTTATTTTTGTGCGCATGCATCTCCTCCATTTTCTCTTCCCTTTTTTAATCGAGGAACTCACACACCTTTTATACACTCCGACTTGAATGTAGTAATATGATTTTTCGCATGAATTAGTTACTTAGGAGCTTTTTGATAGGATGTGTTAAAAAATCTAATACATGAATTaatcatgatataaatatttaacattttatttgatatattttttagcTTATGTATTATTGATATAgtatatgtattagttatacagcCTATTCATTATTAAAGGGTgtatacaaatatacaagcaAACGATGATATTAGTAATTCATGGGCCTTTGACACATGGATAAGGGTAGAACTGTCTTAATACACCAAAATAAAGAGTGAATATCTCTctgttcacttttatttgtcacATTTTTTGACCAGAGGTGAAGTTAGGATTTGATATTTGTGGgttctaaattttgaaataagACAGCAATCTCAAGCTAATGTAACAACAATCAACATTATATTACCTTGAATTTTGttgttaaaatttaatttattaatataaatatatttgagtaatttaaattaaagttctaaaataattttgatagaagttttttttatatatatatatatatatatatatatatatatatatatataaaaagcaTTTTTTCTATAATATTCAATATTACtttaagtaaaattaaaattattaaatttatcaTTAATATTGGGCCTAAAACAAATATTTTACTAGCTTCACCTTTGATCCATCGTGctttgaaaagttgaaattttgaaaaacaaacaataatgtaattaatataattagaCATCAGTTAtcaattgtaacaccccaaaaattttcgCTAAGATTCGGATCATTCTTCATGTATGTATAGGATCGTATTCGACGATTttaaagtgcatgcatgagttaggatcactTCCTAAGTAATTTAAGGGTGTTGGAgttgatttagggtcataagggatccctaaaaccaagccaagtccaaagaattcatcttggctaagtttctgaatgagttcgtataagggtcgacttccaaTGACCATAGCTTTTTTAATATGACTAActgggtggaccatgacctatcaaattaaaggtctttgagtcttcttttcaacgccactaagattgtaatttttggagttctgagtcaaaagttatgaccattttactggaGCCGCTCTATCCTGGCAGAAGTCCGACGAACGACGCCCcctatatttttttaagggtatttttgtcctataaccctttggggagttatttaatatttctaaacttgTAAAAAACAgttttcctcattaaaaaccctctcattcacttctaaacatcaacgctcaagaattttcaagaaagcatcaagttagggttctttttttcaagattcttcaacaaGGTAATTCCTTCATGGATTTCCATCTTTCCAAACCAAACTTCTTCATatattcatgaatatctaagagaaatcttaaattctaaccatagggttttcaagaaaacaaatccaagaatttcaagaaagggccccttgattgttcttcttcaagttaagatttttcatctaGATTTATGgagcttttaaggtatgtaaggctaattaAAGCatggattttttttcttccatgtgccccatAAACGTGTTTGATAGAATTGTGAAAGACTTAAACCTTCCatgaatgttttcttgaaattttcctaaaccctaaaatatttttacataatattaattggttgatgatcttcatgacttgaattattgaacaATTACTTTTCATATTCTATTTCATGAAGTATAACTACATATATTGACTGTAAACGATTATGCATATGTATtgatttgaatgaaaatcataaattgggatagctatgaatgtgaatgacataaATTAGGAACATAACTTATTATTGTCATAAAAGTATATCTACTACTCTTGAAAAATGTGATTGGGACTAATTGAATAGTATGATTGGTTGAGAGTTTGtttgtgataaaattgataaattgataagggtccatatgagacttgtcgatatgattagattaaactgattggatagagttttatgagaattgagtcttgggaggagtatcgagcaccaaattgggtaagagtaagtaataactcgaacccaataactacgtcgccaaacataggagaggattggaccgttaaagtcgaatgtttcccaaattactgtcctgacatgataggacttgattaatTGTgtatccatgattgttgattcgttcctaccctggcaaggtatgaacggacgttgcaacaacgtcggcttgttgtactatcactggctcataagtgatagttgtcggataagagaaactctcatataagtcttgatagtactttgagtcaGATTGGAATGGATTGAATTGGGTAGTATATGagtggtcttgtctaaatcatatttttgtttaaacctaggacatcttgatttagttttcccttcttttgagttgagatcctgagttgatttgatcctaccctgatgcatattttattctgccattttacatactcgtacattccacgtactgacgccatttggcctgcatcattttatgatgcagagatagatattagagatcatcaacaagcgcACCGTtcaagatctattcacttccatctagttagtgagtcctccctatttccggaggataccgcatttatctttttaactttgagtttgttttcctttattttgatttgtggtagccatgaacctgtcattgacacctcctagattgctgatagaggcttcatagactatagTGTGGATGTTGTTGAATTGcttcattttgactagttttatccTTACTAGTTGTCGATTGGATAtgtgattgagtcttccgctaatagaatgtgactgaatggaagtgtgattggaccaagtggtttgcttgaaggccagcgatggttttcgagtgccggccacgtctagggtaccctcccggggcgtgacaaacttggtatcagagcatagagttcaagagtcctagggagtctatgaagtcgtgtctagtagagtcttgcttatgagtgtgttgtgcaccacacttataatcaggaggctataggacattaggaattgtttcacttctttcataatctaagttcgtgcgatagagtttaactctataagacttcctttctaattcgtgcatttatacgttgcagataatgcctcctaaacgtactacCAGTCAGAGGAATACTGATACCACAGAGATTCCACAGTCAGAAATGCGCCCATCGaggactaggggccgacctgcaaggtatactgaggcacctcaagtgcctactactccgcTGCACCAACTTCGGATgcagattttcgaggagcaattgctatgctcactcaattagtggctgcccgcaatggtaaccagagttcgccaactcctagttctagttctcaagagccgtctgctgccactaggattagagattttctaagaATAAATCCGTCGATATTCACGGGTttcaaggttgatgaagaccccagaatttcattgatgagatgtggaagatcctgaaagcgATGCATACTacggagatcgagggggttgagttggtgtcttatcaactcaagaatgtggcaaacatctggtataaccagtgggaacaaAGTAtaggtgaggatgctgagccggctatttgggatgagtttgagggagcctttcttgatcacttctttctcagagaattgagagaagcaaaagtagaagagtttgtgaatttgaagcAAGAGGGTATGAACGTTAAGGAGTATAGtataaagttcatccagctgtccagatatgctccagagatgatcccaaatatgaggtcaaagatgagaaaatttgtctctggattaggaagacatgtgaagaaggagtgcaaagcagcattattgatctctcatatggatatttctagattaatggtgtatgctcagcaggtagaggatgagaagaggaaagacaaggaGGAACATTTgggcaagaaggcaaaatcagctggACATGAGAGtgagcagaggcaaagcaaggaCAATCGGTCCTTCTTTCAAAAGaagtcttccaactatgccccATCTGCGGTAAGTGTATCTACGCCGCATAATAGGTATGATCGACAGGAacagagtcaccagaatttcagatctcagggttctcaatcccaggctagtgtaggtcaaggttcgaagggaaagccactatgcggcaagtgcggtaagctccatttgggagagtgcagagaggAAAAGGATggttggtggagaaacaatgctgaaataagaaaatacgaccctagggttcttcatataaaatcttgatttgggagTCGAATAATGATCCGTTTTAGTTGAAATTTGGcttgtgagtttattttatcatgagtgaatgagttagtttccgaattttcatatattgagatagataattaaatattaggtatattacattttatgaattctattaaatttatgatattggggacATTAGAACCTAatcctaggcttaaaatttggaaatataaGATTGACATattatttgacatcaacattaggaacttgattatagatttgggtaggttttgagtctaggctagacatataataatatgggtgttgttagtttcgaaatcttattgtggttatttatttgattagattatacttatttggaggacCAACGAAAAtggaaggctcaagtaccggagtaattgcttgattaattaaggcaagtaaatttctaaacctcagtttaagcttgtagatgcttgtattttcgtgttatgtgtactgggaagtaatgagaattgaactgggttattgactgtatgattggccttaaaaatgaagatgaggggtataaaatggtaatataatgacatgtattggtggaattgatatgttgtgattgtggatttattttggacatgtgaaatgactatgttgatgtgagatagaaaaattattgttgttgtcatgttattatcgtgaattatatgaacatgaattgattgcattggttctgacatattgtgttgagattgaaaatgatatgaaacaaaaggggtcgggccacacgctccgtagcaggtattataaaacaaaggggtcgagccacatgctccgtgacaggtattatgaaacaaaggagtcgggccacacgctccatggcaggttacatggacaaaaatgtcctccatgggttccggactgtaattcagtggatgtgtaccgataggacagacatacatcatctcattgcatttcatcgcattttattgatatttgtgaattcgtgtttacccatttattgctctgtatatgctgaacttgacttgatataattcattgatgagactattgatgagtattcgtggactggattactattattattatacaagtggagagttgggctggttttatacaggttgtagttaaggaggttcggttgggaggataggagtacttgtatttattgagctttgcttagttttagttatccacttgctgagtaccgtgttgtttggtactcaccccttgcttctacacttgtgtaggttgtgagcccggaccttcttgatctcttagtgttctctaccacgtctgaggctatcatctcgagtgttgaggtagttgttacatccatctagcggacacctcttactcttttattatgttttagtcctattctagagacaaagacattgtgactgtattttctttcgtacttcggtaatgtattagtgacttgtacacgtgacaaccagtcttgagggattttgagattatttatttatttttgactaagttaaaccttgctttatctcaattacttccgcatttacttttcgttggttattaggctgactcatctcggtgggttgagatgagtgtcatcacacccggattcggatcgtgacatatAGAATATGACACTGTTCGacactattttttattatttttaattatcaattttctattttattttgtattaaaGACATTTAAAAAATCTACattaaaaaagttttaaacatgCGAAAGCCGAAAAGAGATGAGAGAGCTTTTTCTTTTTAGGTAGATAGCATATTCAACAGAAAAAAGCCATAATAAAATGGTGCGAATGGGTTTCGAGAACCCACATTCAACAGAAATCAAAAACCTCTCTGACCGCGGGAAGACCACTTAATCAACAACCTTACAaataagattattttttattttaataaagcATATCTCTCTCCATCCAATCAAAGAGATCCATGCCATAGAGAATCAGGCTCGGCCAAAAACGAGACTAGGGAACATGCTCCACAGTCTTATATTTGCTTGGGGCTTCGCACGAAATGATATATATGTTcgtatgaaatatttttaatacaattatAGGATCTATACAAAAGAAATTGGGTTCGCCCGAACCCCTGTATTATATTGTAGTTCTGTCTCTAGTCTTGACactcattaagaaaataataatttacataACTATTTTAccatattaattgatatttagtactccctctattccatattaagtgaatttttgagggatttttcatagttcaaaataattgaattgtttaaagttcaagatagatgtttgaaactttttttatatttgccccttcatttattgaagttttatattttctaggagataaatcacactacttgcaaagttctatttatgattttacaaagggcaatagtggaaagtatggttcaaattatgtccttgaatgtttttcttaatatgtgtgcattgccttaaaaattcacttaatatgaaataaagagagtattagatcttgaaaaatgatttgaggaataagtaattaatattaaggataaaacatgaaaaaatataattgtttTTCTCGATATGTtaaaaatgacaagtaaaagtgaaatcCATTTTCTGAAATAATAAGcaagtaaaaattaataaaaaaataattaatttcaatatCACTAATACATTATATTTAATACTATTCTTATACGCTAATTTACGATTGCCCTTTCTCAAGAAAGAAATAGGTAGGTAGCCACTCATCTTTTCCGCCCACCATGAATATATATTGTTTGGCGTAATTGAGTTCTAATCagaaaacaaattcaaaaatttaaagtttatataTAGCTTCTTacattgattttaaattattattgttatttatatcataataataataaagtatacCATGTTACATTAATTGTGGGTTTGACCAAGTCCTTAATAATACGCAGATTCTAAAATGTCAACAGATTGAGTTTATTCTCTAATCATCTTCCATCACGTGCACTTATACGATCCATTTACCAAAATGATGAAACAAATAATTGATTATGCTTTCCGTGTATAATTTTGAAGATCTAAAATATGGTTAAAGatatatataagtatatacaaaaaatatgtCTTTTCTAACGTTTAAGTTTATAGATGAAATAGCAATATGTTTTATTATGGTAGAACAAATAAGAATCCTATTTTGAGTCAATTAtcatcttttataaaaaaaataaaagatcacatgtttaactcattaaaaagatTCAAATTTACACGTGATAGTGAAGTTTGTTAAGTAAAAACTTGAGTAAATAAAAACATGTTTTCCTAACCTCACGTGTGTATGGAGATATATACTAAAGTAATAAACTTGAATACAAATTACTAACCAAATTAAACTCAATATCtatagtaaataaaaaaaaactttatttattcataGTAACAAATCAATCATATTGAACTTTCAACAACATATAACATTATTCATTATCTTCATAAACAGATCTGAGATCTATCACTAGTGTGAATATTACAttttaagaatcaaattaaacAACAACTAAttcatatttaaaaatgaaatacatcaaatgaccctttaaataataataataataataatccatATTTTCCCCTTTAATATCTACTTAATTCCTCCAAGAAGGATAAACTGGTATGCTTTGTTCATTCCTGAAGAAATTTTCAGGATCAACTTTAGTCTTGATCTTCACCAACCTATTGAAATTTTCcttcttgaaatattttatcccATACACTTTTCCTTCAAAATAACTTAATTTCCCATTATGTGTAATTCCCAAATCAATATCCCTATAATTCAAAAATGCTAACCTTGGTGATTTTGACACAAAGGGTGTCATATAGTTATAAAGTACTCTTGTCAAGTTGAGATAATGGTTTGAAGCTTCAACTCCTTTTTCATTCCAATTTGTTGCATATTGAATCTTGGCTATATTTCCAGCCCTATGTGGGAATGGCTTAGCAAAAGATGAAATTTCACTCATTCTTCCACCATAAGGATTAAATGTCAAACTTGTTGGTGTTTGTAGTTGtatcattttcttaaatatgaaCTCTAACCCTTGTTTTGACATTGGTTTTTGCAAGTAGTCTGATTTCCTTTTCAAGTATGTTAGGGGAGGTGACCTACTTAGCAAAGCATCAATAGGGGTAATTGGGGAATTTGTATAGTAAAGCACGGATTCGATCCAAGTCATCTCGATGCAATCCTTTCGTTCTAACCCTAGTTCGGGGAAACTCTGATTGAGAAGTGAGAGAAGTCGATCAGAGTCTCctaaaaataaagtgaaaaaggACACCCTTATGGTTTTCTCCGAGGTACGTGTAGTGCTATTGACTACGTCAATGATCATTCTCATGAAAAGGTCATTATCCCATTTGTCAGCGCGACGTTGCCATAGGTAAGCAAGGTCGAGGGCATTTTGGTCATAAAATCTTGGGACTCGAAAAACTGTCACCTTTGGTGGGACTTTAACCAACTTTATTTTATACGATAAGACGACACCATAACTTACCCCTCCACCGCCAGTAATAGCCCAAAATAAATCCTCCCCCATGGTCTTACGGTCGAGGATTCGACCGTGAACATCGATTAATTTTGCATCATCAATGTTATCGACCGTGAGGCCGTATTTCCTCATCATGTTACCATAACCGGCCCCACTAAAGTGACCACCGACGCCTACGGTGGGGCAAACTCCCGCAGGAAATCCATGCACGTTGCTTTTTTCAGCGATTCTATAGTAAACTTCACCAAGGGTTGCACCTACTTCAACCCAAGCCGATTCGTCCTCAATGCTAACATTTATCGACCGGAAATTGAACATGTCAACGACGAAAAATGGTACATCGGACACATAAGAAAGACCCTCGTAGTCATGCCCACCACTCCTGATTTTCATTTGCACACCTTGTGATTTTGCACAAATAATTGATGCTTGAATATGAGATTCATGCTGAGCTGTGAGTATGAAGAGAGGTTTCCTAGTTGTGGACTCATTAAACCTTAGATTTCTTATGTAAGCTTGCAAAACAGATGAAAATGAAGAATTATTTGGAGAAAATACTAATGAGGAAATTGGATAAGAAGGGATTGAATTTGTTTCAAGACATTCAAGAAATGTTTGATTTTCATGTGAAGGACTTATTGAAGTAGcaagaacaagaaaaataataagGGAAGAGACGAATAGTGGAATTTTCGTCATTAGATGAATAATTTTATGTGATAAAAATGATTTACTATGTGGTATTTTATAGGGAAATATTGGGCTAATAAGTCAATGAAATAGGTTTGAAAATTAAAAGTTACAAATTTAACAGGTATACAAATCATATATGTTTCCAATTTGaccaaagaaaattcaaagtaAGATATCATAATCGTATCATTAATATATTGTAGGCTTTGACATTCTAGTAGATAATACAACAATTGTTTACTTTCTCATCATCATCTTTGTAACACGTTCGTGTTATTAATGATAGGGAGAAACATCAGACCGGATTTTACTTAGTAAGCCTGATCTtttttgtgatttataatattatatatttatttttttattttaattttttatataatagtTCTTTTTGTCTAGTAGAATCGTTAATATGAGTAAAGTAGTCATATAGTAATTTTTGGGCCGAtaagaaataaacaaaaataaaattaaaataaagaagataagTATAATATCACAATCGAtgattattaaaaaagaaaaaaagatgaaaaagatTGCAA
The sequence above is a segment of the Solanum dulcamara chromosome 11, daSolDulc1.2, whole genome shotgun sequence genome. Coding sequences within it:
- the LOC129873426 gene encoding berberine bridge enzyme-like 8; amino-acid sequence: MTKIPLFVSSLIIFLVLATSISPSHENQTFLECLETNSIPSYPISSLVFSPNNSSFSSVLQAYIRNLRFNESTTRKPLFILTAQHESHIQASIICAKSQGVQMKIRSGGHDYEGLSYVSDVPFFVVDMFNFRSINVSIEDESAWVEVGATLGEVYYRIAEKSNVHGFPAGVCPTVGVGGHFSGAGYGNMMRKYGLTVDNIDDAKLIDVHGRILDRKTMGEDLFWAITGGGGVSYGVVLSYKIKLVKVPPKVTVFRVPRFYDQNALDLAYLWQRRADKWDNDLFMRMIIDVVNSTTRTSEKTIRVSFFTLFLGDSDRLLSLLNQSFPELGLERKDCIEMTWIESVLYYTNSPITPIDALLSRSPPLTYLKRKSDYLQKPMSKQGLEFIFKKMIQLQTPTSLTFNPYGGRMSEISSFAKPFPHRAGNIAKIQYATNWNEKGVEASNHYLNLTRVLYNYMTPFVSKSPRLAFLNYRDIDLGITHNGKLSYFEGKVYGIKYFKKENFNRLVKIKTKVDPENFFRNEQSIPVYPSWRN